AGTGTTGCAAACTAGCGGATGAGCTGTGGATAGGGGTGAAAGGCTAAACAAACTTGAAATAGCTGGTTCTCTCCGAAAACTATTTAGGTAGTGCCTCAAGTATTACCGTCGGGGGTAGAGCACTGTTTTGGCTAGGGGGTCATGGCGACTTGCAAACCAAGGCAAACCGAATACCGACGAGTACAGCTTGGGAGACAGAGCACCGGGTGCTAACGTCCGGACTCAAGAGGGAACAACCCAGACCGCCAGCTAAGGTCCCTAAAATTGGCTAAGTGGGAAACGAAGTGGGAAAGGCTAAAACAGTCAGGATGTTGGCTTAGAAGCAGCCATCATTTAAAGCGTAATAGCTCACTGATCGAGTCGTCCTGCGAAGATGTAACGGGGCTAAGCCAGTTACCGAAGCTGCGGATGCACAGTTTACTGTGCGTGGTAGGAGAGCGTTCTGTAAGCCTGTGAAGGTGTCTGGTGACGGATGCTGGAGGTATCAGAAGTGCGAATGCTGACATGAGTAGCGTTAAAGGGGTGAAAAGCCCCTCGCCGTAAGCGCAGGTTTTCTACGCAACGTTCATCGGCGTAGAGTGAGTCGGCCCCTAAGGCGGGAGCAGAGATGCGTAGCTGATGGGAAACAGGTCAATATTCCTGTACCGATGTGGCAGTTGCGATGTGGGGACGGAGAAGGTTAGCTCAGCCAACTGTTGGATATGTTGGTTCAAGCCTGTAGTCGTGCCTGGTAGGCAAATCCGCCGGGCTTAGATGAGGGGTGATAACGAGTCTGCTTGCAGACGAAGTGAGTGATACCCTGCTTCCAGGAAAGCCACTGGCGCTTCAGCTACACGACCGTACCGCAAACCGACACTGGTGCGCGAGATGAGTATTCTAAGCGCTTGAGAGAACTCAGAGAAGGAACTCGGCAAATTGATACCGTAACTTCGGGAGAAGGTATGCCGCAAGTAGGTGAACTTGTACAAAGGGAGCCCAAAGCGGTTGCAAAAAATCGGTGGCTGCGACTGTTTAATAAAAACACAGCACTCTGCAAACACGAAAGTGGACGTATAGGGTGTGACGCCTGCCCGGTGCTGGAAGATTAAATGATGGGGTGCAAGCTCTTGATTGAAGTCCCAGTAAACGGCGGCGCAAACTATAACGGTCCTAAGGTAGCGAAATTCCTTGTCGGGTAAGTTCCGACCTGCACGAATGGCGTAACGATGGCCACACTGTCTCCTCCTGAGACTCAGCGAAGTTGAAATGTTTGTGATGATGCAATCTCCCCGCGGAAAGACGGAAAGACCCCATGAACCTTTACTGTAGCTTTGTATTGGACTTGAACGGATCTGTGTAGGATAGGTGGGAGGCTTTGAAGTGAGGACGCTAGTTCTCATGGAGCCAACGTTGAAATACCCTGGTGCGTTTGAGGTTCTAACCTAGGTCCCTTATCGGATCGGGGACAGTGCATGGTAGGCAGTTTGACTGGGGCGGTCTCCTCCCAAAGCGTAACGGAGGAGTTCGAAGGTACGCTAGGTACGGGGTCGGACATCGTGCTAATAGTGCAATGGCATAAGCGTGCTTAACTGCGAGACTGACAAGTCGAGCAGATGCGAAAGCAGGACATAGTGATCCGGTGGTTCTGTATGGAAGGGCCATCGCTCAACGGATAAAAGGTACTCCTGGGGATAACAGGCTGATACCGCCCAAGAGTTCATATCGACGGCGGTGTTTGGCACCTCGATGTCGGCTCATCTCATCCTGGGGCTGTAGCCGGTCCAAAGGGTATGGCTGTTCGCCATTTAAAGAGGTACGTGAGCTGGGTTTAAAACGTCGTGAGACAGTTTGGTCCCTATCTTCCGTGGGCGCTGCAGATTTGAGGAAGCCTGCTCCTAGTACGAGAGGACCGGAGTGGACACCTCTGGTGTATCGGTTTGTCACGCCAGTGGCATTGCCGAGTAGCTAAGTGTGGAAGAGATAACCGCTGAAAGCATCTAAGCGGGAAACTCGTTTCAAGATGAGATCTGCCGGGGCCTTGAGCCCCTAAAGTCGTTCAAGACCAGGACGTTGATAGGCTGGGTGTGGAAGCGCAGTAATGCGTTAAGCTAACCAGTACTAATTGCTCGTGCGGCTTGACCCTATAACTTTGACATACCGTCAAGTTGACATACCGTCAAGTTGATAAAACTCTATGAATTCGCCATCTTGAGACAAGGTAGCAACCCTTATGCCTGATGACAAACCCTTCCCATCCCGCTGATAAAACATCTGAATTCGCCATCTTGATCAGCTTCCTTGAAGCAAAACTCTGGAAATGTTATGCCTGAATGACCATGCAAGTTGGTCCCGAGTGGCTCCTTCCCATCCCGAACACTGGAATCCAGTGAAACGATGTGCGTTGCCGGTGCGCCGATGATGTGCGGAGTACCCGTGTGGTAGAACCCTAGCCTTCATCGTTCGATTCCTCTCCCGCTCCAAGAAGATCGCCCTCAGATCCCCATGTGGCTCAGTAGAGCACTTTTTGGTAAGTGAGAGGTCGCGGGTCCGATTCCCGCCATGGGCAAAAAATGCAGCACGGCGGCTGGAATATTTAAACGTTGTTGGATATAGATTTTTCCGGAGTGGAATTTAAGTAACGTACAATGCTGAATTGTTCGGAGGGGTGCCCGAGTGGCTAAAGGGGCAGAGCGATGTAAATCTGTTGGCTCGGCGGCGAACGCCTACGACGAAATCGTGGATGCGGCACCTGAAGAAAGTCCCGCGGTCCACCAAATGTGATGTGCGTTGGAATACCGGTGTCGCCATTTTGCCCACGTGGACGCCCCGGCCACGCCGACTAGTTCAAGAACATGATTATCGACCCAGATGGACGGCGCTATTTTGGTGTGCTCGGCCGCTGACGGCCCGATGCCCCAGGGCGAGCACATCCTGCTGGCGCGCAGGTGGGCGTGCCGCTCCATGTTTCCTGGAAGATTGCGATCGAGTTGGACGACGAAGAACTGCCCAACTCGTCGAAATGGAAGTGCGCGAACTCCTGACTTGGTAGGGAACGACACCCCGATCGTGCGGCGGTTCCGCCATGGCGCTGGACCACAGTCATCGGGCGATGCAGCAAGCTGGCTGAAGCCCTGGATATGTACATCCCCACGCCAAGCGCGCTGTGGATAGATTTTCCGGAGTTGCCCGAAATGGCAAACGTAAGTTCGAACGTACCGTGGTGACCGGCCGTCAACGTGGGCACGAAGAAATCGAAATCGTCGGCATCCGCGATACGCAAAGACGACCTGCACCGGCGTGGAAATGTTCCGCAAGCGATCGCCACAACGTCGGCCTGCTGCTGGGTCCACTAAGTTGAAGACGTGGAGCGCCGCGCTGTGCAAGCCCAACTCCATTCGACACACCCACTTCACGGCTGAGGCACCTGAAGGACGAAGGCGGCCGCCACACGCCGTTCTTCAACAACTACCGTCCACAGTTCTACTTCCGCACGACCGACGTGACCGGCGCCATCGAGCTGCCGGCCGACAAGGAAATGGTCATGCCCGGCGATAACGTGTCGATCACCGTCAAGCTGATCAACCCCATCGCCATGGAAGAAGGCCTGCGCTTTGCCATCCGCGAAGGTGGCCGTACGGTCGGCGCTGGCGTCGTGGCAAAGATCATTGCTTAATATTAGTATCTAGGGGTATAGCTCAATTGGCAGAGCGTCGGTCTCCAAAACCGAAGGTTGTAGGTTCGATTCCTACTGCCCCTGCCAACAAATTGGCATGATTATCAAGCCCGCCAGCATCTGGCGGGCTTCGGTGTCTTCTAAGCCATGAAATTGCAAATGGAACAAAAATGGCAATGTCTCCGCAAATCGAAACTGTAAACACAGGAGCAGACAAGGTCAAATTGACTTTGGTGGCTGTTTTGTTAATTGCGGGCATTGCTGGCTTTTATCTTTTGAGCAAGCAAGGCGCTTTGGTGCAGTGGGCGATTTTGATCTGCGGTATTGTTGCGGCAGTCGCAGTCTTTATCGTTTCAGAGCCTGGACGTCGTTTTTCGGGATTTGCTAAGGATGCTTGGAAGGAAGTAAAGAAAGTAGTTTGGCCTACTAGGAAAGAAACTTTGCAAATGACGGCATATGTCTTTGCATTCGTTGTGGTCATGTCTCTTTTTCTTTGGTTCACTGATAAAACTCTTGAGTGGGTTCTCTACGATCTTGTTTTGGGTTGGAGGAAATAAAATGGGCAGCACCCCTGATATAAATGTTTCCTCGGCTGCTGATGCGACTTCGGTAAATCCTGATCTTCGTTGGTACATCGTTCATGCTTACTCCGGTATGGAGAAAGCCGTAGAGCGGAATATCATCGAAAGAATCACTCGTGCTGGAATGCAGGAGAAGTTCGGCCGTATTTTGGTGCCCACCGAAGAGGTCGTGGAAATGAAAAACGGTCAGCGCAAGACGACTGAGCGTCGATTGTTCCCAGGTTATGTATTCGTTGAAATGGTGATGGATGACGATACCTGGCACCTAGTAAAACATACCAGTAAAGTGACAGGTTTTGTTGGTGGGGCAAAGAATCGCCCTGCACCAATTTCCGAAGACGAGGTGCAAAAAATTGTCAATCAAATGCAAGAAGGCACAGAGAAGCCTCGGCATAAGATTGAATTCATGGTTGGCGAGCTGATTCGAGTCAAAGAGGGGCCCTTTGCTGACTTCAATGGCTCAGTGGAAGAAGTCAATTATGAAAAGAGCCGTGTTCGAGTTTCTGTCATGATTTTTGGCCGATCGACTCCGGTGGAGTTGGAATTCGGTCAGGTTGAGAAAACCTAAATATTTCGGTGGTGCGCTTTTTAACTCGGCGCTTAAAGAGTTATTAACCCCCGGGGAGCCTGTTAAAACAATAGGCGCTATGACCCGTAAGGAGATTCGCGATGGCGAAAAAAATTGTCGGCTTTGTCAAGCTGCAGGTTCCGGCCGGTAAGGCTAACCCTTCCCCACCTATTGGCCCCGCACTGGGTCAGCGTGGTCTCAACATCATGGAGTTCTGCAAAGCATTCAATGCCCAGACGCAAGGTGTCGAGCCTGGACTGCCGCTTCCTGTGGTGATCACGGCTTTTGCTGATAAGAGCTTTACGTTCATCATCAAGACCCCGCCGGCAACTACCCTGATCAAGAAGGCCATTAAGCTTGAGAAGGGTTCCGCTAACGCCCTGAGCACGAAGGTCGGAAAGATTACGCGCGCGCAGCTGGAAGAAATCGCCAAGACCAAACTGAAAGATATGAACGCTGCAAACGTAGACGCTGCTGTTCGTACATTGGCTGGTTCTGCCCGTTCGATGGGCGTCACGGTGGAGGGGCTGTAAATGGCTAAGCTGACTAAAAAGCAAAAAGCGTTTGAGGGCAAGGTTGACAGCACGAAGCTGTACGCTTTTGCTGATGCCGTGGTGTTGGTGAAAGAAGCTGCAACCGCTAAATTCGATGAATCCATCGACGTGGCTGTGCAACTCGGCATCGATGCAAAAAAATCGGACCAAGTGGTTCGAGGCGCTGTTGTGTTGCCTAACGGAACGGGTAAAACCACCCGCGTCGCCGTGTTTGCTCAAGGTGCAAAAGCCGAAGAGGCAAAGGCAGCCGGTGCAGACGTGGTTGGCATGGATGACTTGGCTGCACAAGTGAAGGCTGGAGACATGCCCTTCGATGTGGTCATTGCTGCTCCCGATGCGATGCGGGTGGTGGGCACCTTGGGCCAGATTCTCGGACCTCGTGGTCTGATGCCAAACCCGAAGGTCGGCACTGTCACTCCAGACGTCGCCACCGCAGTGAAAAATGCCAAGGCAGGTCAAGTTCAATTCCGTGTCGACAAGGCCGGGATTGTGCACAGCACCATTGGCCGCCGCTCTTTTGACAACGAAAAGCTTCAAGGCAACCTTGCCGCATTGATCGAGGCCTTGACGAAAGCCAAGCCAGCCACGAGCAAGGGTCAATACCTGCGCAAGGTTGCGGTGTCGTCGACGATGGGCGTCGGTGTTCGCGTCGATACGCAGTCTATTTCTGCGTAAATCAGATTTGAACCGCTGAGAGGCGGTTCAGTGTGGTGGGCTGTCATCGCTTTGTGATGGCAGGTCATCCAAGACCGTTGGTGTGCAGGAATTAGCTGCATTTAAATCCCCTTGGAGCCAGCGCAGATGGCGATCCCACTGCAGATGGAATTTTTGGTTCCGAAACAGTTGGTCGCTGCAACAAGAGCGCGCGCGAGGGGATTCCTGAGCGTGCAAATGAAGGAGTAGACCTTGAGTCTTAATCGCAGTGAGAAAGAAGCGGTCATCAATGAAGTGACCAGCCTCGCCGCTAAAGCTCAAACGCTCGTGATCGCGGAATACCGTGGCATCACGGTGGCTGACATGACCAAACTGCGCGTTGACGCTCGCAGCAAAGGCGTGACCCTGAGTGTTCTGAAGAACACCTTGGCCCGTCGTGCTGTAGCTGGTAGCCAGTTCGACGTGGTGGCCGACCAGATGACCGGTCCTCTGATCTATGGCTTCTCTGAAGATGCTGTGTCGGCTGCCAAAGTGGTAGCCGATTTCGCGAAAACCAATGACAAGTTGGTGATTCGTGGTGGCGCTTTCGGTGGCAAAGCCCTGGACGTGAACGGCGTGAAGCAATTGGCCAACATCCCTTCCAAGG
The DNA window shown above is from Acidovorax sp. NCPPB 4044 and carries:
- the secE gene encoding preprotein translocase subunit SecE, encoding MAMSPQIETVNTGADKVKLTLVAVLLIAGIAGFYLLSKQGALVQWAILICGIVAAVAVFIVSEPGRRFSGFAKDAWKEVKKVVWPTRKETLQMTAYVFAFVVVMSLFLWFTDKTLEWVLYDLVLGWRK
- the nusG gene encoding transcription termination/antitermination protein NusG, encoding MGSTPDINVSSAADATSVNPDLRWYIVHAYSGMEKAVERNIIERITRAGMQEKFGRILVPTEEVVEMKNGQRKTTERRLFPGYVFVEMVMDDDTWHLVKHTSKVTGFVGGAKNRPAPISEDEVQKIVNQMQEGTEKPRHKIEFMVGELIRVKEGPFADFNGSVEEVNYEKSRVRVSVMIFGRSTPVELEFGQVEKT
- the rplK gene encoding 50S ribosomal protein L11, yielding MAKKIVGFVKLQVPAGKANPSPPIGPALGQRGLNIMEFCKAFNAQTQGVEPGLPLPVVITAFADKSFTFIIKTPPATTLIKKAIKLEKGSANALSTKVGKITRAQLEEIAKTKLKDMNAANVDAAVRTLAGSARSMGVTVEGL
- the rplA gene encoding 50S ribosomal protein L1, translated to MAKLTKKQKAFEGKVDSTKLYAFADAVVLVKEAATAKFDESIDVAVQLGIDAKKSDQVVRGAVVLPNGTGKTTRVAVFAQGAKAEEAKAAGADVVGMDDLAAQVKAGDMPFDVVIAAPDAMRVVGTLGQILGPRGLMPNPKVGTVTPDVATAVKNAKAGQVQFRVDKAGIVHSTIGRRSFDNEKLQGNLAALIEALTKAKPATSKGQYLRKVAVSSTMGVGVRVDTQSISA
- the rplJ gene encoding 50S ribosomal protein L10, with protein sequence MSLNRSEKEAVINEVTSLAAKAQTLVIAEYRGITVADMTKLRVDARSKGVTLSVLKNTLARRAVAGSQFDVVADQMTGPLIYGFSEDAVSAAKVVADFAKTNDKLVIRGGAFGGKALDVNGVKQLANIPSKEVLLAQLCGLLMSPISRTAVVLGALAAKKGEGEPAAA